Proteins encoded together in one Camelina sativa cultivar DH55 chromosome 9, Cs, whole genome shotgun sequence window:
- the LOC109126323 gene encoding uncharacterized protein LOC109126323, whose amino-acid sequence MITCIIRMQNSNKEVVYTYIYAVNCKYGRQQLWSEIEDLSKDAIKCSKPWVVMGDFNQTLNPQESSVGCTRITKGMREFRQFIENAELTYLAIRGNALTWWNKREANPIAKKLDRVLVNDHWHMEFPLSYAEFGDPGMSDHCPSCLRTGIVTRTKKPFMVSHFLFQHKEFLPRVADFGNSTSIDGTTMFRFSKKLKLLKRVIKTLNKEHFSDLETRVKEAQDLLASHQARFLANPTPPLSKVGETSSTEMAQSSFS is encoded by the coding sequence ATGATCACCTGTATCATCCGTATGCAAAACTCTAATAAGGAAGTGGTATACACTTACATCTATGCGGTTAACTGCAAGTATGGGAGGCAACAACTATGGAGCGAAATTGAGGATCTATCAAAGGATGCAATTAAATGCTCTAAGCCTTGGGTTGTTATGGGAGACTTCAATCAAACCCTCAATCCGCAAGAGAGCTCTGTTGGCTGTACAAGAATCACCAAAGGTATGCGGGAGTTTAGACAATTTATCGAGAATGCAGAACTCACATACCTGGCAATCAGAGGCAATGCTTTAACCTGGTGGAacaaaagagaagcaaaccctATAGCAAAGAAGCTGGATCGAGTCCTGGTCAATGATCACTGGCACATGGAGTTCCCTCTCTCCTATGCTGAATTCGGAGACCCCGGAATGTCGGACCACTGCCCTAGCTGCCTCAGAACGGGAATCGTCACCAGAACTAAAAAACCCTTTATGGTGTCGCATTTCCTCTTCCAGCATAAGGAGTTTCTTCCACGGGTCGCCGATTTCGGGAACTCTACTTCTATAGATGGAACAACAATGTTTCGTTTCTCCAAAAAGCTCAAACTCCTTAAAAGGGTCATCAAAACCCTTAATAAGGAGCACTTTTCAGACTTAGAAACTAGAGtaaaggaggctcaggatcttCTAGCATCTCACCAAGCTCGTTTTCTGGCAAATCCTACCCCCCCTCTTAGCAAGGTTGGAGAGACAAGCTCAACAGAAATGGCACAGTCTAGCTTTAGCTGA